In a single window of the Acidobacteriota bacterium genome:
- a CDS encoding glycosyltransferase family 4 protein encodes MDAFSSRGIRTLVITRNYAGLSLEEISGSIHVLRSPTFGRVLGINGIIYFIYSVRQLLRFRARYDVVHCQQLFGPAMAAVFAGFVTKKPAVVRVTLSGGTGEAAAVRKMPFSGIRLRLLRRVRRWIVLNGEMREEIEGLGISRERIRVIYNGTDLPDPSNITAKYKEDLRNEMELPSGFLGVFAGRLSEEKNLDVLIRAWASLLASVSDSYLLIIGGDSAYRGVGADLRELAERLGITRHVRFLGHQPNVKDYILASDVFVLPSSAEGMSNSLVEAFSCGASIIASDIRANMELCEHGSDSLVVSVRNEAALLNALQKVSSDKAFAEKIGRNARAKAERLLSRENMIASYISVYQEAAKDNG; translated from the coding sequence ATGGATGCCTTTAGCAGCCGCGGCATAAGAACATTGGTGATCACGCGAAACTACGCCGGTCTTTCGCTTGAAGAAATTTCGGGGTCGATACACGTACTGAGGTCGCCGACCTTCGGTCGCGTGCTAGGCATAAACGGAATTATTTATTTCATCTACTCGGTTCGACAGTTGCTGAGATTCCGCGCTCGTTATGACGTAGTTCACTGTCAACAATTGTTCGGCCCGGCAATGGCCGCCGTTTTTGCAGGTTTTGTCACAAAAAAGCCTGCGGTTGTTAGAGTCACGTTGTCCGGCGGAACCGGCGAAGCTGCCGCGGTTCGGAAAATGCCGTTTTCTGGCATCAGGCTGAGGCTCTTGCGGCGGGTCAGGCGATGGATAGTTCTTAATGGCGAGATGCGGGAAGAGATCGAGGGTCTCGGAATATCGAGAGAGCGGATCAGGGTCATTTACAATGGTACTGACCTGCCTGATCCGTCTAACATTACGGCTAAATATAAGGAAGACCTTCGCAATGAAATGGAGTTGCCGTCGGGATTTTTGGGGGTCTTTGCCGGGAGGCTTAGCGAGGAAAAGAATCTCGATGTGCTTATACGCGCGTGGGCTTCTTTGCTGGCTTCGGTTTCGGATTCATACTTGCTGATAATCGGCGGAGATAGCGCCTATCGCGGAGTAGGTGCCGATCTTCGGGAACTCGCGGAAAGACTTGGTATCACGCGGCACGTTCGATTCCTGGGCCATCAGCCGAATGTAAAGGACTACATCCTGGCGTCTGATGTTTTTGTCCTCCCTTCGTCAGCAGAGGGCATGTCGAATTCGCTTGTCGAGGCCTTTTCCTGCGGCGCTTCGATCATAGCAAGTGATATCAGGGCGAATATGGAGTTGTGCGAGCACGGCTCTGATTCGTTGGTCGTATCCGTTCGCAACGAAGCCGCATTGCTTAACGCTTTGCAGAAGGTCAGCAGTGACAAGGCCTTTGCCGAAAAGATAGGCCGGAATGCGCGGGCCAAGGCCGAGCGATTGCTTTCGCGTGAAAATATGATCGCTTCCTATATCTCGGTTTATCAAGAAGCCGCTAAGGACAATGGGTAA
- a CDS encoding glycosyltransferase, with product MNYPNLPLVSAVIPVYNGERYVAETIESILCQTYPAVECIVIDDGSTDDTCRVCESFGDRIRYFWKPNGGVSSARNRGIAEAAGEFIAFLDADDKWFPNKIERQVDVMINSNAGLCLTGVVFIDGDGNEIGRNGVPDSDQLVRNIVTLSSNTGFIATTGLARRSALEAVGLFDENLSTAADADMVLRFALLSKILPLDEPLALYRHHTGQMHHNLNALKRDGNSLFSKFFADKSLPPKFAKLRRPAFSGLEASLAIGSLSGMRITDALNHFARSLFYHPITAFSKIIAVLSAKIR from the coding sequence ATGAATTATCCGAATCTGCCTCTAGTTTCCGCAGTCATTCCTGTTTATAACGGCGAACGCTATGTTGCCGAAACGATCGAAAGCATTCTCTGCCAGACATATCCGGCGGTGGAATGCATCGTCATTGATGATGGCTCGACCGACGATACGTGTAGGGTCTGCGAGAGTTTCGGCGACCGAATTAGATACTTTTGGAAACCAAATGGAGGTGTTTCGTCTGCTCGAAACCGCGGAATTGCTGAGGCCGCGGGAGAATTTATTGCTTTCCTCGACGCGGACGATAAATGGTTTCCCAACAAGATCGAACGGCAGGTTGATGTCATGATCAATAGTAACGCAGGTCTCTGTTTGACGGGCGTGGTTTTCATTGACGGTGACGGGAACGAGATCGGCCGCAACGGCGTTCCGGATTCGGATCAACTGGTAAGAAACATAGTCACATTATCGTCAAATACTGGATTCATCGCGACGACGGGCCTGGCGAGGCGTAGTGCGTTAGAGGCAGTCGGGCTTTTTGACGAAAATCTTTCTACGGCGGCCGATGCGGACATGGTTTTACGATTTGCCTTGCTCTCAAAGATACTGCCTCTAGATGAGCCTCTAGCTCTTTACAGACACCATACGGGCCAAATGCACCACAATTTGAATGCACTGAAGCGCGACGGAAATTCACTTTTTTCAAAGTTCTTTGCAGATAAGAGCCTGCCGCCAAAATTTGCCAAATTGAGGCGTCCGGCGTTTTCCGGACTCGAAGCATCACTTGCCATTGGAAGCTTAAGCGGAATGAGGATAACTGACGCATTGAATCATTTCGCTCGCTCTCTCTTCTATCATCCTATAACCGCCTTTTCTAAAATAATTGCTGTACTTTCAGCCAAAATCCGATAG
- a CDS encoding class I SAM-dependent methyltransferase, translating into MPLKLQRTKKRSLIASLVYRAKLLPLARKGKLKLFLDLEWIFERLAHEASYEFYPSDEHPMRRQGVEHILQFIEPDHVVLDLGCSRGEITSKVAEKARRVVGVDHSEQAIQIARRFSKENLEYFVGDADEFLAKSDEPFDVLILSHILEHLDDPKGLLLHYKDRFRFIYIEVPDIEKTIFNKMRIELGSPLVYTDADHIWEFDRAEMKRMIAECALSIRNEDFRFGVQRYWCTTGK; encoded by the coding sequence ATGCCGTTAAAACTCCAACGAACAAAGAAACGCAGTTTAATTGCATCGCTCGTTTACAGGGCAAAGCTGCTGCCCTTGGCACGAAAGGGCAAATTGAAGCTCTTTCTTGATCTGGAGTGGATATTTGAGCGCCTTGCTCACGAGGCGTCCTATGAGTTTTATCCGTCCGATGAACACCCGATGCGCAGGCAGGGGGTCGAACATATTCTGCAATTCATAGAGCCAGATCATGTTGTCCTCGATCTTGGCTGCTCCCGCGGAGAGATCACCTCTAAGGTGGCGGAGAAGGCGAGACGGGTCGTAGGTGTAGATCATTCAGAACAGGCAATACAGATCGCTCGCCGGTTCTCAAAGGAGAATCTTGAATACTTTGTCGGCGACGCGGACGAGTTTCTTGCCAAAAGTGACGAGCCATTCGATGTTTTGATCCTTTCTCACATTCTCGAGCATTTGGACGATCCGAAAGGACTTCTGCTGCACTACAAAGACCGTTTCCGGTTCATCTATATTGAGGTTCCCGACATTGAAAAGACCATCTTCAATAAAATGCGTATCGAATTGGGCTCGCCTTTGGTCTATACCGATGCCGATCATATCTGGGAGTTTGACCGAGCTGAAATGAAACGGATGATTGCCGAGTGCGCCCTTTCCATTCGAAATGAGGATTTTCGCTTCGGTGTGCAGAGGTATTGGTGTACTACCGGGAAATGA
- a CDS encoding class I SAM-dependent methyltransferase — MTYFSEDNTSAGMAAERASLVPGTPMWGEHRARYQFAARFVEGRSVLDIACGTGFGAGILIEHGAERVFGADFAAEALIDARNELPINTHLLRADGTMLPFPDNSIDVVTSFETVEHITDHSGFIAELARVLKPDGRAVISTPNALYTKPVNGKPLNPFHLYEFTPTEYRDLLEPHFSSVELLGQRVTTQYRICPYFEKPEMLPRDLVSRIKTIGWKLGARLPAPIRESAARLVSGHTFYPGEHDFVFDATELDVGYVQVAVCVK; from the coding sequence ATGACGTACTTTTCTGAAGACAATACATCGGCCGGAATGGCTGCAGAGAGGGCATCGCTCGTACCGGGAACGCCCATGTGGGGTGAGCATCGAGCTCGATATCAGTTTGCTGCTCGTTTTGTTGAAGGCCGGTCGGTGCTAGATATCGCGTGCGGGACGGGATTTGGTGCAGGAATATTGATCGAACACGGAGCCGAACGTGTATTCGGAGCTGATTTTGCCGCAGAGGCTCTCATCGATGCACGAAATGAATTGCCTATAAATACCCATCTTCTTCGTGCGGATGGCACAATGCTTCCGTTTCCTGACAATTCGATCGACGTTGTGACGTCATTTGAAACGGTTGAGCATATTACCGATCACTCTGGTTTTATTGCGGAACTGGCCCGTGTTTTGAAACCTGACGGCAGGGCGGTAATTTCTACACCGAACGCACTATATACAAAGCCCGTGAACGGGAAACCTTTGAACCCGTTTCACCTCTATGAATTCACCCCGACTGAATATCGCGATCTACTAGAGCCACATTTTTCATCGGTTGAGCTTTTGGGCCAGCGAGTCACAACGCAGTATCGTATCTGCCCGTATTTTGAGAAGCCGGAAATGCTGCCTCGCGACCTTGTTTCACGGATAAAAACAATAGGGTGGAAACTAGGGGCGAGGCTTCCGGCGCCCATACGGGAATCGGCAGCAAGGTTGGTATCGGGGCACACCTTTTATCCCGGGGAACATGATTTTGTTTTCGACGCAACGGAGTTAGATGTCGGCTACGTTCAAGTTGCCGTCTGCGTCAAGTGA
- a CDS encoding glycosyltransferase, which produces MKVLVLIEQSAPSRYWEAAVPLLAKKGVEVSFVTLRPPGPLSEIIAEKGIPVHALGAVSSLRYPIASFRLAALIRHGRYNIVHASESICAAISGVSRFISPGPVRLFHRHHNACPQKSRVFYDLANRLSDRTMTCSAFTKAFAVREDGVPEEKIRVAYNGITPLRHVEPAEIEGIRDRLGIPANAKVISIVGRLSEEKGHLNLISAARLAANRLSMPLHVVITGDGNYEPQIRRASQLADNVSVHFAGRQEDVAPWFAVGDVIAMPSYTEAFGISAVEAMCSGRPLVASGVGGLLEVVEDGVSGLLVPPEDPGSLSEAMLSVLNSVDFSRSLAEAGRKRVNDHFTMEKMVDGWIDCYNWALAKG; this is translated from the coding sequence ATGAAGGTCTTAGTACTCATTGAACAAAGTGCCCCGAGTCGCTATTGGGAAGCAGCCGTGCCACTGCTCGCAAAAAAGGGAGTAGAGGTTTCGTTTGTTACTCTGAGGCCGCCCGGTCCGCTAAGTGAGATTATCGCAGAAAAAGGTATTCCGGTTCATGCTCTTGGGGCAGTAAGCTCTTTGAGATACCCGATCGCCTCGTTCCGATTGGCGGCGTTGATTCGTCATGGCCGATATAACATTGTGCATGCATCTGAATCTATTTGTGCGGCAATAAGCGGCGTTTCAAGGTTCATTTCACCCGGCCCCGTAAGGCTGTTCCATCGCCATCACAACGCTTGCCCACAAAAATCAAGAGTATTTTACGACCTTGCAAACCGTCTCTCAGACAGGACGATGACCTGCTCGGCATTTACAAAGGCTTTTGCAGTGCGAGAGGACGGTGTTCCAGAGGAAAAAATAAGGGTTGCCTACAACGGGATAACTCCATTGCGTCATGTGGAACCTGCGGAGATCGAGGGGATTCGCGATAGACTTGGTATTCCGGCGAATGCCAAGGTTATTTCTATTGTTGGGAGATTGAGTGAGGAAAAAGGGCATTTGAACCTTATAAGTGCGGCGAGATTGGCAGCAAACCGGCTATCCATGCCGCTTCACGTCGTAATTACCGGCGACGGCAATTATGAACCGCAGATTCGAAGAGCATCTCAATTGGCGGATAATGTTTCTGTGCATTTCGCCGGCAGACAAGAGGACGTCGCTCCCTGGTTCGCTGTAGGCGACGTGATCGCGATGCCGAGCTATACCGAGGCATTCGGCATCTCCGCCGTAGAAGCGATGTGCAGCGGCCGCCCTTTGGTGGCTTCAGGCGTTGGCGGACTTCTCGAAGTAGTGGAGGATGGAGTTAGTGGACTGTTAGTACCTCCTGAAGATCCGGGATCTCTGTCGGAAGCAATGCTCAGTGTATTGAATTCAGTTGATTTCTCACGCTCGCTCGCTGAAGCCGGGCGAAAACGTGTGAACGATCATTTTACAATGGAGAAAATGGTCGACGGCTGGATCGATTGCTATAATTGGGCTTTGGCTAAAGGGTGA
- a CDS encoding class I SAM-dependent methyltransferase — protein sequence MRFKEVDAIVGGIPYINPRNARKLYDFILETETVRNVLELGFAHGTASCYIAAALDEKGGGELISVDLEEAKEMFDPSLEDLLSRTGLERYVSIFREKTGYNWYLHNEIESRTTDHICEPRFDLAIIDGPKNWTIDGMAFFLVDKLLRKDGWVIFDDYGWTYESAQRDGYDSTDGVAHRSLSTEELTTPHVREIFQLLVMQHPNYGNFRIHGEGDWAWAQKTGGGNKSVTYEYNATYKDGFSKLFAIVNKIIGIRRS from the coding sequence ATGCGATTTAAAGAAGTAGACGCAATAGTCGGCGGGATACCGTACATTAACCCGCGCAACGCAAGGAAATTGTATGATTTTATTCTTGAGACCGAGACCGTGCGCAACGTGCTGGAGTTGGGCTTCGCTCACGGCACGGCGTCCTGCTACATTGCTGCGGCTCTCGATGAAAAAGGCGGCGGCGAACTGATCTCGGTCGATCTCGAAGAAGCGAAAGAGATGTTTGACCCTTCATTGGAGGATCTTCTTTCTCGCACAGGGCTAGAGAGGTATGTATCGATCTTCAGGGAAAAGACCGGCTACAACTGGTATCTCCACAACGAAATAGAAAGCCGAACTACCGATCACATATGTGAGCCGCGTTTTGACCTCGCGATAATCGATGGGCCAAAGAACTGGACGATTGACGGAATGGCGTTCTTTCTTGTCGATAAGCTGCTAAGAAAGGACGGATGGGTGATCTTTGACGATTACGGATGGACATACGAATCTGCGCAAAGAGATGGCTACGATTCTACTGACGGGGTCGCACACAGAAGCCTATCGACCGAGGAGTTGACGACGCCCCATGTGCGAGAGATCTTTCAACTCTTGGTGATGCAACACCCGAATTATGGAAATTTCCGGATCCATGGTGAAGGCGATTGGGCTTGGGCGCAGAAAACCGGCGGCGGCAACAAGTCCGTAACCTATGAATACAACGCCACGTATAAGGACGGTTTTTCCAAGCTATTCGCAATCGTGAACAAGATCATTGGGATCAGACGATCTTAG
- a CDS encoding glycosyltransferase family 4 protein: MGKIRVLNITSTRYGIGGVERLLLDMSDKFDRTEFELSYCNLFCEQDSSGAFPTELNRRGLRQFVIPGKRFWEIPLMLLRLIRLLRREQFDIVHLHMMKATLLGYIAVCFCDSIHVITCHYTRRLIEKYPPPIRWLERAAMNSAARIIAISEYVKEDMIAGGVSADKIAVIHNGIDIDSFDSASKNSQHSETRREGFIICSVGSLTHRKGQSYLINAFPKIMHVRPDAVLWIVGEGPLRASLEELTEKLGIRNKVDFKGFVEKVPALLAKIDLYVHPAVDEPFGIAVLEAMVAGKPTVATAVDGVREIIRDGETGRLVKSQDPDALADAVIELIDNVEMRGAIAARAREDIEDRFDISRMVSGYEQVYREQCSEVTALR, from the coding sequence ATGGGTAAGATCCGAGTCTTGAACATTACGAGCACAAGGTACGGCATCGGAGGTGTCGAGCGGCTGTTGCTCGATATGTCGGACAAGTTCGACAGAACGGAGTTCGAATTAAGCTATTGCAATCTGTTTTGTGAGCAAGACAGTTCCGGTGCCTTCCCGACGGAGTTGAATCGTCGTGGGCTCAGGCAGTTCGTTATACCGGGAAAAAGGTTTTGGGAAATTCCGTTGATGTTGCTTCGCCTGATCCGGCTGCTGCGGCGTGAGCAATTCGACATCGTGCACCTGCACATGATGAAAGCGACATTGCTTGGTTACATAGCCGTGTGTTTCTGCGATTCAATTCACGTGATCACATGCCATTATACGCGGCGTCTGATAGAAAAATATCCTCCGCCAATACGTTGGCTCGAAAGGGCTGCGATGAACTCGGCAGCCCGGATCATCGCAATATCGGAGTATGTAAAAGAAGACATGATCGCCGGCGGTGTTTCAGCTGATAAGATCGCAGTTATCCACAACGGCATCGACATTGACAGTTTCGATTCTGCTTCCAAGAATTCTCAACACTCTGAGACACGTCGGGAAGGCTTCATCATTTGTTCTGTCGGCAGCCTCACCCATAGGAAAGGGCAAAGTTATTTGATCAACGCCTTTCCAAAGATAATGCATGTTCGGCCGGATGCGGTCCTGTGGATCGTCGGGGAAGGGCCTCTTCGTGCTTCACTTGAGGAACTTACAGAAAAACTGGGAATCCGCAACAAGGTTGATTTCAAAGGGTTTGTAGAAAAAGTTCCTGCATTGTTGGCAAAGATCGACCTCTACGTACATCCGGCAGTTGATGAGCCGTTCGGCATCGCGGTTTTAGAAGCTATGGTTGCGGGAAAGCCGACCGTTGCAACCGCGGTCGATGGCGTTCGGGAGATCATCAGAGATGGTGAAACGGGCCGTCTGGTCAAATCGCAGGATCCGGACGCTTTGGCTGATGCGGTCATCGAGTTGATCGACAATGTTGAGATGCGTGGGGCTATTGCCGCCCGTGCCCGCGAGGATATTGAAGACCGTTTTGATATTTCGAGAATGGTTTCGGGTTATGAGCAGGTCTACAGGGAACAGTGCTCAGAAGTGACGGCATTGCGTTAG
- a CDS encoding NAD-dependent epimerase/dehydratase family protein — protein MKVLVTGGAGFIGSHLVDALVDKGHNVRILDSLVEQVHGDTPPEHINPNAEFIHADVCDADAVSRALDGIEVVYHQAAEVGVGQSMYEIVRYVKANDLGTAVLLEEMIKRPGQFRKLIVASSMSIYGEGAYRNPATAETIYPQLRPASQLESHDWELRDGDTLFEPIGTTEAKPLFPTSVYAVSKQDQEQYCLAVGRAYSIPTVAFRYFNVYGTRQALSNPYTGVCAIFSARLMNDQAPTIFEDGLQSRDFVNVKDIVRANLLALETDRGDYEAMNVGTGRPTTVKQIAELLAKGLGKDIAPDIVGKYREGDIRHCVSDISKIRDLLGYEPQVTLEDGLAELLEWLSTQEAEDRVEAATAELSSKGLVK, from the coding sequence ATGAAGGTATTAGTTACAGGCGGTGCCGGTTTTATTGGTTCGCATCTCGTTGATGCCCTTGTCGATAAAGGACACAATGTGCGGATACTTGATTCGCTGGTCGAACAGGTGCATGGCGACACGCCGCCCGAACACATCAATCCGAATGCCGAGTTCATTCACGCCGATGTCTGCGATGCCGATGCGGTTTCGCGGGCATTGGATGGCATTGAGGTTGTTTATCATCAGGCGGCCGAGGTCGGCGTCGGCCAGTCGATGTACGAGATAGTGCGGTATGTAAAGGCGAACGACCTCGGCACCGCAGTTCTGCTCGAAGAGATGATAAAACGGCCGGGGCAGTTCAGGAAATTGATCGTCGCGTCGTCGATGTCGATCTACGGCGAAGGTGCATACCGCAACCCGGCGACCGCTGAGACGATCTATCCGCAGTTGCGGCCCGCGTCGCAGCTTGAAAGCCACGATTGGGAACTTCGCGACGGCGATACGCTGTTTGAACCGATCGGCACAACGGAGGCAAAGCCGCTTTTCCCAACCTCCGTTTACGCGGTCAGTAAACAGGATCAGGAACAGTATTGCCTTGCGGTCGGCCGTGCATACTCAATACCGACGGTCGCTTTCCGATATTTCAATGTTTACGGCACGCGGCAGGCTCTGTCGAATCCGTACACCGGCGTCTGCGCGATCTTCTCTGCACGGCTGATGAACGATCAGGCTCCGACGATATTCGAGGACGGGCTGCAGTCGCGTGATTTTGTAAATGTGAAGGACATCGTTCGTGCAAATCTGCTCGCGCTTGAGACCGACCGCGGCGATTACGAGGCGATGAACGTCGGCACCGGCCGTCCGACCACTGTCAAGCAGATCGCTGAGTTGCTCGCGAAAGGTCTCGGCAAGGACATCGCGCCCGATATCGTCGGCAAATACCGCGAAGGCGACATCCGGCATTGCGTTTCCGACATCTCAAAGATCCGCGATCTGCTTGGCTACGAGCCGCAGGTAACGCTCGAGGACGGCCTCGCGGAACTGCTCGAATGGCTTTCGACGCAGGAGGCCGAAGACCGCGTTGAAGCCGCTACGGCGGAGCTCAGCAGCAAGGGCCTGGTGAAGTGA
- a CDS encoding carbamoyltransferase — protein sequence MYILGLTTLGDSAASLIKDGELIAAVEEERFSRVKHHSGFPYKAIQFCLDQAGITLKEVKHVGHYWKPWILRHKAMQAARSALISRDMFKARADRGVAQVSESYLGMFRHPKRLREHFGDSNFKFHYLEHHQTHAASAFFVSQFESAAILTWDGTGEDTTTLFCRGRDNRIEVLKRIKLPHSLGQFYSAVTNYIGFDMFTGDEWKVMGLAAYGKPKFVDFFREKVLTTNGNGDFRLDIRVLDHHLAKHYQFPEAIVKELGPARVPGEKLEEHHWDVACSAQKALEETAIYLVKKIHEMTGEENLCMAGGVAFNSVMNGRIFHETPFKRFFVQPAAGDAGCSLGSAYYVWNQILGKPRSFEMKHAYWGPGFSNDECRAALDAEGLKYETLDDDVLLPRLAKMISEGAIIGWFNGRAELGPRALGARSFLADPRRADMREILNHKVKLREWFRPLAPSMHEEAGREVFGVEHHDPFMITVIEVAEEYKEKVPAVVHVDGTARPQMVSRETNPRYWRLIDEFRKLTGIPMLLNTSFNVQEPIVCTPQNAINTFKNANFDALVLENNLVVRGESAG from the coding sequence ATGTACATTCTCGGCCTCACAACACTCGGAGATTCTGCGGCGTCGCTGATAAAGGACGGCGAGTTGATCGCTGCCGTCGAGGAAGAGCGCTTTTCGCGCGTTAAGCATCACAGCGGTTTTCCTTACAAGGCGATACAGTTCTGCCTGGATCAGGCGGGTATCACACTGAAGGAGGTCAAGCACGTCGGGCATTATTGGAAGCCGTGGATATTGCGGCACAAGGCGATGCAGGCTGCCCGTTCGGCTTTGATATCGCGTGATATGTTCAAGGCCCGTGCCGACCGCGGCGTCGCGCAGGTGAGCGAAAGCTATCTGGGGATGTTCCGCCATCCGAAACGCCTGCGTGAGCATTTTGGCGATTCAAATTTCAAATTTCATTATCTCGAACATCACCAAACGCACGCGGCGTCGGCATTTTTCGTATCGCAGTTTGAATCCGCGGCGATCCTCACGTGGGACGGAACCGGCGAGGACACGACCACGCTTTTCTGCCGCGGCCGGGACAACCGCATCGAAGTTCTAAAACGCATCAAACTGCCGCACAGCCTTGGTCAGTTCTACTCTGCTGTCACGAATTATATTGGATTCGATATGTTCACCGGCGACGAGTGGAAGGTGATGGGCCTCGCCGCCTACGGAAAGCCGAAATTCGTCGATTTCTTCCGCGAAAAGGTGCTGACGACCAATGGGAACGGCGATTTTCGGCTTGATATCCGCGTTTTGGATCACCACCTCGCAAAGCATTATCAGTTTCCCGAAGCTATCGTGAAAGAGCTCGGCCCCGCACGGGTCCCGGGCGAAAAACTCGAAGAACATCATTGGGATGTGGCGTGTTCGGCACAGAAAGCCCTCGAAGAGACCGCGATCTATCTCGTGAAAAAGATCCACGAGATGACCGGCGAAGAGAATCTTTGCATGGCGGGCGGCGTCGCGTTCAATTCCGTGATGAACGGCCGCATCTTTCACGAGACACCGTTCAAGCGATTCTTCGTCCAACCGGCGGCAGGCGATGCGGGATGTTCGCTCGGTTCGGCGTACTACGTCTGGAATCAGATACTCGGCAAGCCGCGTTCGTTCGAAATGAAGCACGCGTATTGGGGGCCGGGCTTTTCGAACGACGAATGCCGGGCAGCACTTGACGCCGAAGGGCTGAAATACGAGACGCTCGACGACGACGTTCTGCTGCCGCGGCTCGCGAAAATGATCTCAGAAGGCGCCATTATCGGCTGGTTCAACGGCCGTGCCGAACTCGGTCCGCGGGCACTCGGCGCACGCAGCTTTCTCGCCGATCCGCGTCGTGCGGACATGCGCGAGATATTGAATCATAAAGTTAAATTGCGGGAATGGTTCCGCCCGCTTGCACCGTCGATGCACGAAGAGGCCGGACGAGAGGTTTTCGGCGTCGAACATCACGATCCTTTCATGATCACGGTCATTGAGGTCGCCGAAGAATATAAAGAAAAGGTGCCCGCCGTTGTTCACGTTGACGGAACGGCACGCCCGCAAATGGTCAGCCGCGAAACGAATCCGCGTTATTGGCGCCTGATCGACGAATTTCGCAAACTCACCGGCATCCCGATGCTGCTGAATACGTCGTTCAACGTGCAGGAACCCATCGTCTGCACACCGCAGAACGCCATCAACACATTCAAGAATGCCAACTTCGACGCCCTCGTGCTTGAGAACAATCTAGTTGTTAGAGGTGAAAGTGCCGGGTAA